The following coding sequences lie in one Onychomys torridus chromosome X, mOncTor1.1, whole genome shotgun sequence genomic window:
- the Gpr174 gene encoding probable G-protein coupled receptor 174 — translation MIDNYTCNKTDGDNTDFRYFIYAVTYTVILVPGLIGNILALWVFYGYMKETKRAVVFMINLAIADLLQILSLPLRIFYYLNHDWPFGPGLCMFCFYLKYVNMYASIYFLVCISVRRFWFLMYPFHFNDCKQKYDLYISIVGWLIICLACLLFPLLRTNDDTPGNRTKCFVDLPTRNVNLAQSVAMITIGELVGFVTPLMIVLYCTWKTALSLQNKYPISQHLGEKKKALKMILTCAGVFLICFAPYHFSFPLDFLVKSNEIKSCLARRVILIFHSVALCLASLNSCLDPIIYYFTTNEFKRRLSRQDLPDNIQLHTKSYKIVSNHTTSTMATELC, via the coding sequence ATGATTGATAATTATACATGTAACAAGACTGATGGAGACAATACAGATTTTCGGTACTTCATTTATGCAGTGACATACACTGTTATTCTTGTGCCAGGTCTGATAGGGAACATACTAGCCTTGTGGGTATTTTATGGCTATATGAAAGAAACCAAAAGGGCTGTGGTATTTATGATAAATTTGGCCATTGCTGACTTATTGCAAATTCTTTCTCTGCCACTGAGGATCTTTTACTACTTGAACCATGACTGGCCATTTGGTCCTGGCCTCTGCATGTTTTGTTTCTATCTCAAATATGTTAACATGTATGCAAGCATCTACTTTTTAGTCTGCATCAGTGTACGAAGATTTTGGTTTCTCATGTACCCCTTTCATTTCAATGACTGCAAACAGAAATATGACTTGTATATAAGCATTGTTGGCTGGCTGATCATCTGCCTTGCCTGCctactctttcctctcctcagaaCCAATGATGATACCCCAGGCAACAGAACCAAATGCTTTGTGGATCTTCCTACCAGGAATGTCAATCTGGCCCAATCTGTTGCAATGATAACTATTGGAGAGTTGGTTGGGTTTGTTACTCCTCTTATGATTGTCCTATACTGTACCTGGAAAACAGCTTTatcattacaaaataaataccCCATCTCTCAACAtcttggagagaaaaagaaagccttgAAGATGATTCTGACCTGTGCAGGGGTATTTCTAATTTGCTTTGCACCATATCACTTCAGCTTTCCTTTAGATTTTCTAGTTAAGTCAAATGAAATTAAGAGCTGCCTAGCCAGAAGAGTGATTCTAATATTTCATTCTGTGGCCCTGTGCCTGGCAAGtctgaattcctgccttgacccAATCATATATTATTTCACCACCAATGAGTTCAAAAGACGTCTTTCAAGACAAGATTTGCCTGATAACATCCAGCTCCATACTAAATCTTACAAAATTGTGAGTAACCATACCACCTCTACAATGGCAACTGAACTATGCtaa